One region of Primulina tabacum isolate GXHZ01 chromosome 1, ASM2559414v2, whole genome shotgun sequence genomic DNA includes:
- the LOC142519215 gene encoding glutathione S-transferase APIC-like: MAIKVYGHPYSPATQRVLLCLTEKNLEYEFVFVDLTTAQQKNQPFISINPFGQVPSFEDGDLKLFESRAVTQYIAHQYADKGTPLIHQDPKKMAIISVWLEVEAQKFDVFASKLSTETLMKPLKGMTADEAAVEQLQSQLAPILDVYEARLAESKYLGGDSFTLADLHHVPIINYLMKTKAKALFDQRRHVSAWCADILARLACLKVLPGVKI, translated from the exons ATGGCAATCAAGGTATACGGGCATCCATATTCTCCAGCAACACAGAGAGTTCTTCTCTGCCTGACAGAGAAAAATCTTGAATATGAGTTTGTGTTTGTTGATTTAACAACCGCTCAGCAGAAGAACCAGCCCTTTATTTCAATCAAT CCATTTGGTCAAGTACCAAGTTTCGAAGATGGGGATTTAAAGCTCTTTG AATCAAGAGCAGTAACACAATACATTGCACACCAATATGCTGACAAGGGAACCCCGCTGATACATCAAGATCCAAAGAAGATGGCAATAATCTCAGTATGGCTAGAAGTTGAAGCACAGAAATTCGATGTGTTTGCTTCCAAGCTAAGCACCGAGACTCTAATGAAGCCACTCAAAGGCATGACTGCAGATGAAGCTGCAGTGGAGCAACTGCAGAGTCAATTAGCTCCAATTCTTGATGTTTACGAAGCCCGGCTAGCCGAATCAAAATACTTGGGAGGAGACAGCTTCACATTGGCTGATTTGCATCATGTTCCTATCATTAATTACTTGATGAAAACAAAAGCTAAGGCTTTGTTTGATCAGCGGAGGCACGTGAGCGCATGGTGTGCTGATATATTGGCCAGGCTTGCTTGTTTAAAAGTTCTCCCTGGGGTCAAGATTTGA
- the LOC142545901 gene encoding uncharacterized protein LOC142545901 isoform X1 — MVDMSSKSTSLKDYLKKYTSNDDAEKKKKKKIKKGKPVSEGVLIVDEDPTWQRPVKLNEEEDSADEDKPQVDEDIEVKHMKRLEQLRSRRPFGAISEDGSGWVSVSQNSKNLEIENQNSDIYPPPKRRHRNDTPSPKPNQEPVSVSDVDLSTPRQLRKHFHSASPEAKKTHVSRGQRARCDSPSHDPYNEASDPNKVVSDLSPPRRQMDKFKSSPEPRRKSSHTGDMDSDVSPPRRAPRGSGYRDDSHASSATDLSLPRKIKNGKTDFMHISTSKSIFKTGDDTVNSTSSVSDLSPPRKRRKELPLLIDRAKTGLVSGVDIKEEIDRKKKEDLLRFKEMDPSVSGRNAEAVYRNKSTGERMSKEEFLKSQKDKKKKEEKPKEIKLEWVKGLAQKREAEAKLEEYKSEKDKPFARSRDDADLDRMLKERVRWGDPMAHLVTRKHSLPVLPDLGESEKMKESGFIIPQEIPSHSWIKRRLEAAPNRYGIKPGRHWDGVDRSNGYEKEMFKRTNEKRATEMEAYMWSVSEM, encoded by the exons ATGGTTGATATGTCTTCAAAGTCGACGTCACTTAAAGACTACCTTAAGAAATACACAAGTAACGATGATgcagaaaagaaaaagaagaagaagataaaaAAGGGTAAACCTGTTTCTGAAGGTGTTCTTATTGTGGATGAAGATCCTACCTGGCAAAGGCCAGTGAAACTCAATGAAGAAGAAGATTCAGCAG ATGAAGATAAGCCTCAGGTTGATGAAGATATTGAAGTTAAGCATATGAAACGACTGGAGCAACTCAGATCCAGGCGTCCTTTTGGGGCCATTTCTGAGGATGGAAGTGGTTGGGTTTCTGTATCTCAGAATTCTAAAAATTTGGAGATAGAAAACCAGAATTCTGATATTTATCCTCCTCCCAAAAGACGGCATCGAAATGACACTCCATCACCTAAACCTAATCAAGAGCCTGTCAGTGTGTCAGATGTCGATTTATCTACACCTCGGCAGCTGCGCAAGCATTTCCATAGTGCTTCTCCAGAAGCCAAAAAAACGCATGTCTCAAGGGGCCAGAGAGCCCGTTGTGATTCACCTTCACATGATCCCTATAATGAAGCTTCAGATCCCAATAAAGTAGTTTCAGACTTGTCCCCACCTCGTAGGCAAATGGATAAGTTTAAGTCATCTCCGGAGCCTAGAAGAAAGTCTTCACATACTGGGGACATGGATTCAGATGTTTCTCCTCCTCGTCGTGCTCCTCGTGGCTCTGGATATCGAGATGACTCCCATGCTTCTTCAGCGACAGATCTTTCGCTTCCAAGAAAGATCAAGAATGGTAAAACAGATTTCATGCATATCTCTACTAGTAAGTCAATATTCAAAACGGGTGATGACACTGTAAATTCAACTTCTTCAGTTTCTGATCTTTCTCCCCCAAGAAAGAGACGTAAAGAATTGCCTCTTTTGATTGATCGTGCAAAGACTGGTTTAGTGTCTGGTGTGGATATTAAAGAAGAAATTGATAGAAAGAAAAAGGAAGATTTGCTAAG ATTCAAAGAAATGGATCCTTCTGTAAGTGGCCGAAATGCTGAAGCTGTATACCGAAACAAATCTACAG GCGAACGAATGTCAAAGGAGGAGTTTTTAAAATCTCAGaaggataaaaagaagaaagaagagAAGCCTAAG GAAATAAAGCTGGAATGGGTTAAAGGATTGGCTCAAAAGCGGGAAGCTGAAGCTAAACTTGAGGAATACAAATCAGAGAAGGATAAACCATTTGCACGGAGCAG GGATGACGCTGATCTAGACAGAATGCTGAAGGAAAGAGTTAGATGGGGTGATCCTATGGCACATTTGGTGACG AGGAAGCACTCTCTGCCTGTTCTTCCAGACCTTGGTGAGAGTGAGAAGATGAAAGAATCTGGATTCATAATTCCCCAGGAAATCCCGAGTCACAGCTGGATAAAGAGAAGACTTGAAGCTGCTCCAAACCGGTATGGAATCAAACCAGGAAGACACTGGGATGGTGTAGACCGCAGTAATG GATATGAGAAAGAAATGTTTAAAAGGACGAATGAAAAACGAGCTACAGAGATGGAAGCATATATGTGGTCTGTTTCTGAGATGTGA
- the LOC142545894 gene encoding autophagy-related protein 18a, with product MATLSSFSSHPNPNPDPSFISPMLQPYLEQQQQQRIQPDPPPEEESPYNAVSDAQVRDSPANDSSSTFPNPNPISHARPVPAPSPIKLLHVSFNQDYGCFASGTERGFRIYNCDPFREIFRRDFEGNGGVGSVEMLFRCNILAFVGGGDSPHYPLNKVMIWDDHQGRCIGELSFRSEVRGVRLRRDRIVVVLEQKIFVYNFADLKLLHQIETIANPKGLCAVSQITGSFVLVCPGLQKGQVRVEHYASKRTKFIMAHDSRIACFTLSQDGNLLATASSKGTLVRIFNTHDGSLLQEVRRGADRAEIYSLAFSPTSQWLAVSSDKGTVHVFSLKATANVGIDQANSSSDSNPSGVVSSSSLSFIKGVLPKYFSSEWSVAQFRLPEGSLYIVAFGHQKNTVAILGLDGSFYQCKFDPATGGEMTQLEYHNFLKPEEAF from the exons ATGGCCACTCTTTCCAGCTTCTCCTCCCACCCAAACCCGAACCCGGATCCGAGTTTCATCTCGCCCATGCTCCAGCCGTACCTcgaacagcagcagcagcagcggatTCAACCAGACCCGCCGCCGGAGGAAGAGAGCCCCTATAACGCCGTTTCCGATGCCCAAGTCCGCGATTCTCCTGCTAATGACAGTAGTTCCACTTTCCCAAACCCTAACCCTATTTCTCACGCTAGGCCGGTCCCTGCCCCTAGCCCAATTAAACTCCTCCACGTCTCGTTCAACCAGGACTACGGCTGCTTCGCCTCCGGAACCGAACGTGGGTTCCGAATTTATAATTGTGATCCCTTCCGTGAGATATTTAGACGCGATTTCGAAGGTAACGGTGGCGTGGGCTCTGTTGAGATGCTGTTCCGGTGCAACATCCTGGCTTTTGTAGGTGGAGGCGATTCACCGCACTATCCATTGAATAAAGTTATGATTTGGGACGATCATCAAGGCCGTTGCATTGGGGAATTGTCCTTTCGGTCAGAAGTGCGTGGTGTTCGATTAAGGAGGGATCGAATTGTGGTTGTTCTCGAACAGAAGATTTTTGTGTACAATTTTGCGGATTTGAAGCTCTTGCATCAGATTGAAACGATTGCAAATCCGAAGGGACTATGCGCAGTGTCACAGATTACGGGCTCCTTTGTATTGGTTTGTCCAGGGTTGCAGAAGGGACAGGTCAGAGTGGAGCATTATGCGTCCAAGAGGACTAAGTTTATCATGGCTCATGATTCCAGGATTGCATGCTTCACGCTGTCACAGGATGGGAATTTGCTGGCTACTGCGAGCAGTAAAGGGACGCTGGTCAGAATTTTTAACACCCATGATGGGAGTTTACTACAGGAG GTAAGGCGGGGTGCAGACAGAGCAGAAATATATAGCTTGGCTTTCTCGCCTACTTCCCAGTGGCTGGCAGTCTCAAGCGATAAGGGTACTGTTCATGTTTTTAGCCTGAAGGCTACTGCAAATGTTGGAATTGATCAGGCCAATAGCTCTTCAGATTCGAACCCTTCCGGTGTAGTATCGAGTTCTTCACTTTCTTTCATTAAAG GAGTGCTGCCCAAATATTTCAGCTCGGAATGGTCGGTGGCTCAGTTTCGCCTGCCTGAAGGATCACTATATATTGTTGCTTTTGGACACCAAAAGAATACAGTGGCAATTCTTGGATTGGATGGAAG TTTTTATCAATGCAAGTTTGACCCAGCCACTGGTGGGGAAATGACACAATTGGAGTATCACAATTTCCTCAAGCCTGAAGAAGCTTTTTAG
- the LOC142545901 gene encoding uncharacterized protein LOC142545901 isoform X2 — protein MVDMSSKSTSLKDYLKKYTSNDDAEKKKKKKIKKGKPVSEGVLIVDEDPTWQRPVKLNEEEDSADEDKPQVDEDIEVKHMKRLEQLRSRRPFGAISEDGSGWVSVSQNSKNLEIENQNSDIYPPPKRRHRNDTPSPKPNQEPVSVSDVDLSTPRQLRKHFHSASPEAKKTHVSRGQRARCDSPSHDPYNEASDPNKVVSDLSPPRRQMDKFKSSPEPRRKSSHTGDMDSDVSPPRRAPRGSGYRDDSHASSATDLSLPRKIKNVSDLSPPRKRRKELPLLIDRAKTGLVSGVDIKEEIDRKKKEDLLRFKEMDPSVSGRNAEAVYRNKSTGERMSKEEFLKSQKDKKKKEEKPKEIKLEWVKGLAQKREAEAKLEEYKSEKDKPFARSRDDADLDRMLKERVRWGDPMAHLVTRKHSLPVLPDLGESEKMKESGFIIPQEIPSHSWIKRRLEAAPNRYGIKPGRHWDGVDRSNGYEKEMFKRTNEKRATEMEAYMWSVSEM, from the exons ATGGTTGATATGTCTTCAAAGTCGACGTCACTTAAAGACTACCTTAAGAAATACACAAGTAACGATGATgcagaaaagaaaaagaagaagaagataaaaAAGGGTAAACCTGTTTCTGAAGGTGTTCTTATTGTGGATGAAGATCCTACCTGGCAAAGGCCAGTGAAACTCAATGAAGAAGAAGATTCAGCAG ATGAAGATAAGCCTCAGGTTGATGAAGATATTGAAGTTAAGCATATGAAACGACTGGAGCAACTCAGATCCAGGCGTCCTTTTGGGGCCATTTCTGAGGATGGAAGTGGTTGGGTTTCTGTATCTCAGAATTCTAAAAATTTGGAGATAGAAAACCAGAATTCTGATATTTATCCTCCTCCCAAAAGACGGCATCGAAATGACACTCCATCACCTAAACCTAATCAAGAGCCTGTCAGTGTGTCAGATGTCGATTTATCTACACCTCGGCAGCTGCGCAAGCATTTCCATAGTGCTTCTCCAGAAGCCAAAAAAACGCATGTCTCAAGGGGCCAGAGAGCCCGTTGTGATTCACCTTCACATGATCCCTATAATGAAGCTTCAGATCCCAATAAAGTAGTTTCAGACTTGTCCCCACCTCGTAGGCAAATGGATAAGTTTAAGTCATCTCCGGAGCCTAGAAGAAAGTCTTCACATACTGGGGACATGGATTCAGATGTTTCTCCTCCTCGTCGTGCTCCTCGTGGCTCTGGATATCGAGATGACTCCCATGCTTCTTCAGCGACAGATCTTTCGCTTCCAAGAAAGATCAAGAATG TTTCTGATCTTTCTCCCCCAAGAAAGAGACGTAAAGAATTGCCTCTTTTGATTGATCGTGCAAAGACTGGTTTAGTGTCTGGTGTGGATATTAAAGAAGAAATTGATAGAAAGAAAAAGGAAGATTTGCTAAG ATTCAAAGAAATGGATCCTTCTGTAAGTGGCCGAAATGCTGAAGCTGTATACCGAAACAAATCTACAG GCGAACGAATGTCAAAGGAGGAGTTTTTAAAATCTCAGaaggataaaaagaagaaagaagagAAGCCTAAG GAAATAAAGCTGGAATGGGTTAAAGGATTGGCTCAAAAGCGGGAAGCTGAAGCTAAACTTGAGGAATACAAATCAGAGAAGGATAAACCATTTGCACGGAGCAG GGATGACGCTGATCTAGACAGAATGCTGAAGGAAAGAGTTAGATGGGGTGATCCTATGGCACATTTGGTGACG AGGAAGCACTCTCTGCCTGTTCTTCCAGACCTTGGTGAGAGTGAGAAGATGAAAGAATCTGGATTCATAATTCCCCAGGAAATCCCGAGTCACAGCTGGATAAAGAGAAGACTTGAAGCTGCTCCAAACCGGTATGGAATCAAACCAGGAAGACACTGGGATGGTGTAGACCGCAGTAATG GATATGAGAAAGAAATGTTTAAAAGGACGAATGAAAAACGAGCTACAGAGATGGAAGCATATATGTGGTCTGTTTCTGAGATGTGA